Below is a window of Acidobacteriota bacterium DNA.
AAACCCGTAAGGCCGGCCGGACAAAGAAGGAATTGGCTGAACGAGAACGGCTGCGCTACCGTTTCTTCGAAGGATTGCTGGAGCACGCGAAGTCAAGAACTCAGCTGCACGCGAACATCAGACCCAGCAAACATGGTTGGGTCGGGGCGGGAGCAGGGATTGCAGGAGTTGGCTTCAACTACGTCGTCCGACAGCGTGACGCTCGCGTCGAGTTGTACATCGACACCGGGGACGGTGGCGAGAACCAGCGCATTTTCGAGGCACTTGACCTCAAGCGGGAGGAGATCGAAGGCGTCTTCGGCCTGCCCTTAGATTGGGACACAAAGGAAGGACGACGAGCATGCCGAATTCAAAGGACTTACTCCACCGGCGGGTACCGGGACGAAGACGTCTGGGAAGCCGTGTACGAAGAGTTAGCTGAGGCTATGGCGAAGCTCGAATCGG
It encodes the following:
- a CDS encoding DUF4268 domain-containing protein; this encodes MWSHEALDFTTWLEENVDVLAEATGLRLSGIEREQAAGSFSVDLIAEDEDGRAVVIENQLEKSDHDHLGKLLTYLVGIQARKAVWIVADPRPEHVGVIAWLNESASADFYLLKLEAIRIGDSEPAPLLTQIVGPSDETRKAGRTKKELAERERLRYRFFEGLLEHAKSRTQLHANIRPSKHGWVGAGAGIAGVGFNYVVRQRDARVELYIDTGDGGENQRIFEALDLKREEIEGVFGLPLDWDTKEGRRACRIQRTYSTGGYRDEDVWEAVYEELAEAMAKLESALKPRLKRQ